The Raphanus sativus cultivar WK10039 unplaced genomic scaffold, ASM80110v3 Scaffold2927, whole genome shotgun sequence genome includes the window TTACCTTACCATAGGTTAAAGTGAATATATCAAGTACCCGATGATGATTTTTGGATCCACTTTTGCTTCTGCAGCACAGCAAAATGAGTTTCAAAAATGATTATAAGATTTAATATTATAAGGTGTAGTGGAAAGACTTTAATTTGGCCTGCCTCATATGAAGTGggaccaccaccacctcctctaCGAGATGGTTTACCCTCACCAGTCATCGCAAAGCTGTCTTCTTTTCTATTGCGAGATCCAACACGGCGACTAGAATGTCTAGCAGAACCTGGAATACGTGGGAAGAACCAACATCACTTTTCTTGATTCCTCTAATAACACATTATGACTTCAAATGAACTAACCATTCTCAAGAGAGTGTCCATCAGAGGAGTTCGCCACTTCTCCAGATCTTTGCAACAACGTCCTTTGTTTCACTTCTCCATTATTTGCTGTGAAGATCATATAGATAGCATGAGAGAAGATGTCATGGAgcacaactttaaaaaaataaaatactagttAAATATTTGATGAGCAACAGGAACAGAACCTGCTGAAGAAGTTGAAAGTTGGTCCTCGCTGATATTGGACCCGTCAGGACGACGGAGAGGAGCCCACACAACACGACCAGGTCTATCCTTGTTTCTTGGACGCCTCTCTTGCTTCTCAATATTGGTACCAGAAACATGATAGTCTTTCCCTGCATATTTACTATCTGTATTTAAAATTATCAGCCTAACCTAGGGAAGGTAAAATGGAGACAGAAAGCCTAATCCTACTCTCTTATAACCTGCTCGAGGAGGACGCGTGCAGTTTTCTGGTTCTGAGGGTTCCAGTCTTGGCTCAGGCTGGACAAAAGTTGAAGACTGGCTAGGTCGCGGCTCATTTCTCACAAGTATTCCCTTGATCAATCTCCCACCGACATGAACCTTCTGATTCTGTCTTGAAGTCGAGGAGCTTCCCGTAAGATTAGTTTCTGTCTGTTGTGGTGGAGAGTTCTGAAAAGCCGTTTTAAAAACACACGTTGACTTATGATTCTGTCAACAACCATCAAAAATACTGGACGATAAATAGATCAATTCTGCACAACTTTCTTAAAGAGCCAAAAAGCTTACAACAGGATCGTCTCGGTCTCTTTTCAGGAGCAAGATCTTTTTCTTCCCAGAATCCATAGTCAATGCAATCCCTGGGAGAGAACTATCCACGACAGAGGCTGAAGTTGTGTAGTGATGAGAAATACTGTGGTTCTTTTACTAATGAGTAATATAAGTTACCAGTTTCAGTTACTGGTATGTCCTTTCCACTTGAATTTGGCTGATAATAATCTTGCTTGGAACTGCGGACGGTTTTTGAATTGTGCTTTTCCACATACTATTAAGACAAGTAATAGATTGAAAATGGACACAGGTGTTAGTTTACAAGGACTATTCAGTATAAACTCCTACAAAAGTCAGAGACGcacctttttcttttcagagTTTCGTTTCGAAGGCCTTGAACTTGGCTTGTTTGACGAGACTGCTCTGGCTCTTCTGCCTCCTCTCCGAACATCTAATAAACTCTGTTGCTTGAAGAGAAACCAGAGATCAACAATAGATAAATTACATTCCATTTTGTAACAGAAAACTTACAAAGATGTCTGATTTTCTACTATACCTGAGATCCAATCACAGTAGCACGCTTCTGACGTATGAATTCCATAAGAGGGGTAACAATAGGAGCCGGCTTTGAAGCACCTATAAagtaatttttaagttttatccATTCATTCATTGGAGACTAACCAACTTgatcagagaaaaaaaagaaatatcaagaTGATTGCAAGGGGAAAGACGAACCAGACTGCTCGGCTTCTCTTCGTTCCAACTGGACTTCAGCACTAGGGAGATTCTCAACAGGTTGAGCAATGAGCTTAAGGAACTGAATATAATCAGGGTCTTTGGTAATAGAGCCTTCACGAGGATCTTTCTTGTCACATGGTTTGGGCACACGCTGTGAAGGCCCATATTCAACTATGGCCTTGAACTGAGCACCTAAAAACAAAAGAGCCACATTAAATCACATTTCCGAATACATGCAGTCGTCAGACAAAGACAGATTTataaataccattttcattAACAAACACATGGCCGTTGAAAAAAGCAGCGAACTCATAAACATCTTCTGGTGACTTGAAACCAAAGTAGGCCCGTGAATGCTTCTGCGTCTTATAGCTGTGGAAGCACATAGAGATACACGATGGATGAAACACATCAGAAGCTTCAGTTAGAAACAAAAATCGAACGCAATTTTGCCCTAATTTTGGTTTCCTCTCCCGTGAAAAAAATTGaggtaaaataaaacaaatacaaGACAATTCTCATTCACCTGGCTAACGAGAATCTAGAATCTAACACATAgcatagtttaaaatttaaagaaaaaacataaaataaaattttaaatacaaaaaccaGTTTTGTGACAATtacatatttatctattaactGCTTCCTAATATTTCTCACACGGCGCCCATGATCTCACAGTCACAGTTTTTAGAAtcactttttcaaaaaaatatttaactcatattgctatttttttttttggtaggtgGCAGGGGACGATGGTCCCCTACTTTTATTCAAACTTCAAAAAACTATTACAAGCAAATCTGCCGAACTCTAGCAATCCCAAGTTTATCATCAGACAAGATGAAAGCAACATGCTCCGGAACCAACTCAAAATAATGAAAACCAAAAGGTAAAGAAAACGCATAGGTAGCTAATCCATCTGCTAGATAATTAGCCTCCCTACACACATGCGAAATTTTGACTAACCAGTCTCTTGATATAAAGCTATAGCACAACCGTAATAGAAATGACAGAGGATGAGAATCATGAATCCCTGTTTTGAGTAACTCACATTTTGACTAACCAGTCTCTTGAGTAACTCACATTGCTATTAACTCCAATTAATCTCCACTTGCTTTCAGAAATTGTGAATTTGTAACATCTTCTAACTCTCTGTAAAGTGTAAAAGATTGAAAAACTCTAATGCGCGTGTCGACACTTTTGACCAAGTCTACAAAATTCTGACCAAATGATGGCAACTAAAGTCTCCAAAGTTGGCGGATGAAAGTCAGGTTAGAAACTCTATCATGTCAAATCATGATCTGCGTTatgttgaaaatatatttcaaaaccTTTTCTCTTCTAATCTACATATAACTGCTTTTGCTTTTATAGAAATTGGCAAACTCTACAAACCGCATAGAAAAATGAAACATTTACACGACGGGACAGTTTCATGTTTTTAATTACAAGATAAAGCACTTACAACTACTAAGGTAGTTTTTTATAAGGGCtttttgcaaaagtgactcaaaacttgaagtcaaacacaaaactaacattttcttttgactcatttttttttttgagttt containing:
- the LOC108821069 gene encoding regulator of nonsense transcripts UPF3-like is translated as MCFHSYKTQKHSRAYFGFKSPEDVYEFAAFFNGHVFVNENGAQFKAIVEYGPSQRVPKPCDKKDPREGSITKDPDYIQFLKLIAQPVENLPSAEVQLERREAEQSGASKPAPIVTPLMEFIRQKRATVIGSQQQSLLDVRRGGRRARAVSSNKPSSRPSKRNSEKKKYVEKHNSKTVRSSKQDYYQPNSSGKDIPVTETASVVDSSLPGIALTMDSGKKKILLLKRDRDDPVNSPPQQTETNLTGSSSTSRQNQKVHVGGRLIKGILVRNEPRPSQSSTFVQPEPRLEPSEPENCTRPPRAGKDYHVSGTNIEKQERRPRNKDRPGRVVWAPLRRPDGSNISEDQLSTSSAANNGEVKQRTLLQRSGEVANSSDGHSLENGSARHSSRRVGSRNRKEDSFAMTGEGKPSRRGGGGGPTSYEKQKWIQKSSSGT